Below is a genomic region from Flammeovirgaceae bacterium SG7u.111.
TTGAATATATCCTTTCCGTTCTTCTATCTCATCATCTTCGTTAAGCCTAACGAACCTGATAATGGCCACATAATAATAGACTCCTGAGCCTACTTTTTTACCACTTTGGTCAGTGCCGTCCCAGTTGATGTAAATGTCTCCTTTTTGGGTAAATACTTCTTGCCCCCACCTGTTAGATATTTTGATTTCTACATCTTTTACAAAATTCACACATTTGAAAGGAACAAACGTATCGTTCACTCCGTCTCCGTTAGGTGTAAATACGTTTGGAAGGACATATTCTGGACAGTTATCGTTGCAAGCCAAATTACTAAAGTCACTTTCGTTGCCGTTCGGGTCAAGAGCGGTTACAGCATAGCAGCCCGCAACCGAGCTAATGTTTTCATGCAGATAGGTTGTGCCAAGAATATTACTTGCTATTAGTTCAAGCTCACCATCGGGTCGTGGGGAATAATATAAATTGTAAGAACTAATATCTGTATCGCAATCTCCAGAAAGGTCAGGTTGCCATGAAAGCCTGTTTGAGAATAAAGTGTCTAAATCAAAACAACTTTCATTTTGATCTTCCTTAATATTAGTGACATCTGTACAGTCAAGGCTATCTATTGAAAGCGTAGGTGGACAAGGCGCTATGGTATCTCTCAAAACAGCACAAGCTATTTGGGAGTAATTGGGCAAAGGCTCTCTAATTATGCTGTTTTCGTACGTGCCCATGGTCATTACCTTATAACAATATTCTTCGTCCTCCACCAAAGGGAAGCCCGCTATTTTCCCCGAATCGGTGTACATGAGTCCTGCTTGGGTTACATCTACACTATCAATTAATACCATGTCTCCCGTTGAAGGATCTTCACGGAAAATGTAGTGGTATGGATATTTATTAGAAGCATTACTCCAAGGTACATCAGCTTCCCATACTAGGTTCAAAGAGTTCGGCCGCGGATTTATACTCAAATCAATAGACGATGCACTGCTAGATGTATCAACGATAGCTCCTTGTGAGAAAAGGTTGACCGTATAATTATAAGGCAATCTTTCTGTATCTATTCCTGTATCGGTATAGGTTGTATCGTCCTCGTTGAAAATCCCCCCAACATCCGTTCTATTCGCACTGCCATTCAGCCCATCTGCTCTAGTAAGGGTGTAGGTGAGCGGTCTCGGGTATTTCACCGTATCCAATTCTATTGGATGCGTCCATGTTAAATCGATGCTTCCGTTCGACCTATCGGTTTCTTCTACGCTCACCTCTACAAGGTAAGGTGCAAGTTGAGGAATGAACACACATACTTCGGTAGAGGCTATGCTTTCCCCTCCTTCAGGGCCAGGGAAAGTGGCATAAATACGGTAGCAATAAGTCACACCTCTATCGAGTCCTTGTCCATTGTTGTTGTCTATAAAAGCTGTTTGCCCAATGGGAACGTCTCCTATTTTTCTATAACCCGTGTAATCAGGAATACCCGTTTCACATGGTTCTGGGGTGAAGTCAAAAGAACCTTTTCTTCTCCAAATAGTCATTGTATCTGCATTATCGCAGATATAATCTGCCCACTTAAGCGCAACAGAATTGTTGAGGAGATCGGGCTCGGCTTCTAGAGAGTCGGGTGGAGGACCAACTACCCTGATCAGCCAAGTTTGCAGATCGACTAGCGAGACATCGTTTTCATTGCCCGATGTGGGAACATCCCTAGCCCGGAAGGTAGCTTGGTAGGGCTCTTTCCTTACATCTGTACATATGGTATTCCATTCGAATACACCCTCTTCGTAGCCATTAGGTGGCTGCAAGCCTCTGACAGTGAACGTCGCTTTATTATCATGGCCTCCATCTATACCACCTATGTTGTTTTCAAAAAGTCCTCCTTCTCCGCTCAGTTCTATGAAATTACTTTCAGAATCTTCTGCTTTTATAGTATCTATTAGCGTCTGGCCGGCAATCACACAGGTATCCCTTGGTATCATTAGCCGTGGCCTGGTGTTTTCCCCATCCACCACTATTATTTGCATATCTCGGTTTACTGTGCCTATCAATATGCCACCTCTCCATTCGTCTACATAAAAGGCCACATTGTATTCCCCGGGTTCTCCGGGAGCATCCCAAATTATATCTCCGGTAACTGGGTTGATAGTGAAAGTAGCGTCTCCTGTACCATCTTCTTTTACTCCATTGAAACCTGGGTCATCAGGGAATCGGTATTCGTTTACTTCTAAAGCATTATCTTCGTCGTCTTTGCCTAGTTTACATACAGTAATTCTATAAGAAAGGCTATCTCCATCGGGGTCGTAAGCACCGGGGTTGTGGATGTACCTTTGCCCAACTATGGCTTGGTCAACAGGGAGATACAACAAACGCGGAGAGGAGTTTAACCCAAAAAATGGGCTGACCCTGAATTCCGATTCTATAAAGAATGCCGTATTTCCTGACGAGAACATGTTTCTCACGCCTGGGTTCCTGTTTTGCTCGTAGTAACTGACCTTGTATGTACCTGCCGAGGGGAATGTATGGGTGATGACGTACCGTAATATTTCGGTTTTTCCATCTTGTGTAAGCCCTAACGATTCGGGTTCAACCCAAGTAGGCGTAGCCGAGTTGTGGCCAAACTCAAAAAGACCGGGCTGTGCAGGTACACCATCCGTATCTCTGTAAAGCATTACGGTAAACCGAAATGTGAGGGGGTTGGTAGTGGATATCAATTCTGCCGTAAGGTCTCCCGCTCTAATGTGCGTAGCCTGTACTTGCACTGAAAGGGTTAACAAAAATAACAGTACGTATAAAGTTCTAATGTTTAAGTATTTATCCATACAAGGTGTTGAGGTAAATGAATTCAACAAGTTTTCATGAGCGAATTGGATCTGGAGCAAAAGAGCTTCTTTTACCCAAAAATAGCTGCAAGTTTATGTACAAAAGACTTTCTGTCTTGTGAAATAGTTGTAACCCACTTAAAAATTAAGTTCTTCGGTTGCCTTGCCTTTTTCCAGCATCATGCTGTTCTTGTGCTCAAGGTAGTCGATATGAATTAGGTTCTTCTGGTCTTCAAACATTTCTTGCAGAACATTGTTCGTGATCTCCAAGTTTTTGATGTCTTTCAGATCGGTTATTTCTTGGTATATCCATACTGCATCAATGTCGTATTCCTTTCCCACAAATCCTGGTTTCTTCTTCTTGTTGTTGATTTTTATGGTAAAGTGCTTTTTGAGATAACTCGTCATAATCGACTCTGTATCAGGATTTTCTTTTTTTGTAGTCAAATGAAGGTTTCCCCCATGGTATTTAGCCAAGGCTGTCTCGAAGTCATCGATGAAAATTTTGTGGGAAATTTCAATTGCATTTGTCTTCTCATTGTAGCTCACATACGTAAGCGACATATGGACAGGGTGCAAGTGTGAAGCCAAGAAAATTGATAAAACTGTTAGTAATGACATAAAATCCTGTTTGTTTATTTCAAATCAAATCTAAGCTTTTTTCAAATAAGTGGTAGGTCAAATCCATATTTAACCTGTTTTGAAAAGGAAAATCGAATTTTTTCCAATGCATAGTTCATGAATAATCGGAATTCCTGTTTTTTGTTTCCTGCTTTTCCTCACTATATTTCTTGGGATTTACAAAACTTATATGCGCGTCGGACTGTCAGAAACCAGTAATAACCTCTATCAGATATGAAAATACAAACTAGATTTCAACTTTCTACTATGATGTTCCTCGAATACTTCGTTTGGGGAGCGTGGTATGTGACCATGGGTACCTATTTGGGGCAAACCTTAAAATTCGATGGCTTGGAAATAGGGATTGCCTACGGGGCAGTGGCCATTGGCGCCATGATCTCGCCTTTTTTTGTTGGCATGATTGCCGATCGCTATTTCCCTTCCGAAAAAGTACTGGCAACTATGCACTTGGTAGGTGCGGCTTTGCTTTATTGGCTCACCCAAGTCGACTCCTTCAGTATGTTTTACCCAATCCTCATTGGCTATACCCTTTGCTATATGCCCACCATTGCCCTTACCAATTCCATCTCTTTTGCCCAAATGAAAGACCCCGGTGCTGAGTTTCCTAGCGTACGGGTTTTGGGCACATTCGGCTGGATCATTGCAGGGCTTACCATCGGCTTTTTGAAAGTAGAAGACTCTACCATGATGTTTTACATAGCTGCGGTAAGCTCGCTCATTTTGGGTGTGTATTCATTAACCTTGCCACATACTCCGCCCAAAGACAAGGGCAAATCGGTCTCGTTTGGAGATGTGATTGGGCTAAAATCCTTGGCGCTGTTCAAAGACATGTCCTTCTCCGTTTTCTTTTTGGCTTCCCTCTTGATCTGCATTCCTCTTTCGTTCTATTATAATTTTACCAACCTCTACCTAAATGAGTTAGGGATGGGAAATGCTGCTGGGAAAATGACGCTTGGGCAACTTTCCGAATTTGGTTTTCTTCTGGTAATGCCGCTTTTCTTCAAAAGACTTGGGGTGAAAAAGATGCTTTTGGTAGCCATGTTGGCTTGGGCAGCTAGGTACGTGTTCTTCGCTATTGGCAACAACGACGAAATGGTTTGGATGCTCTATGCAGGAATAATTCTTCACGGAATCTGCTACGATTTCTTCTTCGTAACAGGGCAAATTTATGTGGACAACAAGGCTGGTGAAGGCATTAAGAGCTCTGCCCAAGGGCTTATCACTTTTGCTACTTATGGGTTGGGAATGTTCATCGGTTCGGCGGTTTCTGGAAAAGTGGTGAAAATGTACACCTATACTGGGGAAGCTGATGTAATACAGCATTATTGGAATCCTATTTGGATGGTTCCTGCTGCCCTTTCAGTGTTTGTGCTTATCTTTTTCTTCCTTCTTTTTAGAGAAAAAGTGAACCAGCAAGCGGTAAACGAAGAGAGTTAAATCACTTCTGATCTCCCTATTCATTTTGGTGTATTTTCTTAATTTGGTATGAAAAACCAGTATTTGTTCAAACCAATCTCTAAAATGATTAACATCAGACCAGCTATTTCTGATGACTTCGAATCGGTCATCCATATTTACAACCAAGCAGTCACCAGCTCTTTTTGCACGGCAGATACCGAGCCTGTGACTTTAGAAGAAAGGCTAGATTGGTTTCGATCCCATGTGGGAGGAGCGTACCCAATTTTTGTTGCCGAATCTGAGGGGGAAGTGTTGGGCTGGATAAGTATCAGCGCATATAGGTTAGGAAGGAAAGCCTTACGGTTTGCCGTAGAGGTAAGTTATTACGTTGAAAGAAATTTACTAGGGAAGGGGATAGGTTCTTTTTTGATGGATTGTGCGTTGAAAGAAGCAAAGGAATTAGGATACAAAAGTATCTTCGCCATTTTGCTGGATAGAAACGAAAAAAGCATCGCCTTGTTAGAAAAATTCGGTTTTGAGAAATGGGGGCACCTGCCAGAAATCTGTGACTTTGACGGAGAAATCTGCGGACAGTTTTACTATGGAAGGAAGGTTTGAAGGACACGAGTAGTTTTTGGGCAAAAAAAAGCAGGTAGCAATATGCCACCTGTTTTTACCCAGTTAATATGAAAATGAAAGAGTTCTAAGACTAGAACTGCTTCTATTTTTCGGGTGCAATATAGCAATTATTCAAAAGATGGTAATGCTATGTTTGTGAAATTCTTTGGTAAATCCTTTGCATAAGTTAAAAAAGCAACGTATTTGTACAATTCAGCAAGGGGAAACCTTAGTTTTAGCAATTTTTCTCTAACTGATTTATCAAAGCCCTGATATCCTTGGGATAAGGGGTTTCGAAGTTTTTTACACTTCCATCTAACAGACTGAACTGGATGCCGTAGGCGTGCAAGGCAACACGGTTGATCAGAGGTCTTTCTACCTCCTCTTTTTTGAGATTGAACTTTCTTTTGATTTGGGAAAGGAAAACGGGCTTGCCTCCATACATTTCATCGGCTACAATTGGGGCGCCAGAGCTGGCAAGGTGGATACGGATCTGGTGCATCCTGCCCGTAAATGGTTGGCACTCGATAAGCGAGTGGAATTTGTAGAGCTTTAGCGTGTTGAAAACTGTTACGGACTCTTTCCCTTCTTTAAAATCGATCCTTACATTTGCCCTGCCCGAAACAGCGATGGGCGCAGCTACTAGCTGATCTTCAAACTCGTGAAGCCCTTGCACCACGGCGTGGTAGGTCTTTTTTACTTTCCTGTTTTGGAACTGGAGGGAGAGGTGGCGATAAGCTTCAGGATTTTTGGCCAGTGCCAAAATACCCGAGGTCTCTTTGTCGAGCCTATGGCACGCTTGCACATCGCCATAAACATCCTTCGCCATTTTGATCATGTTAGGTCGGGTGATATCCCGCTCCTCCACCGTAGCTATATCGTATGGCTTATTTATAATTAGATAATCCTCGTTTTCGAACAGGACCAAGTCTTTGATATTAATCTTCTTCATCTTTGCTTTTTCAAAATTGGAGCGCAAAGTTAAGCAGCTTTTTCCTTTCTATGTATTCGTAGTCAGTAAAATAGCAAAATGAGGAGTTTTGTTCAGTGCTTTGTCCGTATTGAACCTAATTTGCTAGCACTTTTTTCCTGAACTCGCTTGGGCTCATATTTTCCATTTTTTTGAAGAATCTAGAGAAATAGTTTAAGTTATTGAAACCTGTGAGGTAGCAGATATCTCCTATGCTTTTCTTTGGGTTGCGCATCAAGGTTTTGGCTAGTTTTAGTCGCTCTTGGTTGATAAAAACTATAGGAGAAATACCGAATTCCCGATGGAACACTCTAAAAAACTGAGGGCGAGAAAGGCATGCTTTTTCTGCCAAATCTTCTATACGGAGCTGGGAGGTGAGGTTTTGCCTGATATAGTCTACCACGTATGCCAGCCGGTGGTTGTTCTTCAAAGCAGTGGAAGGCTTGTCAATGAGCAGGTATCGGGCTTTTGTTTGTAAAAGCTGGATAACCAACTCTTGGGTGATATGCATGGCAAGTACATCTTTCGCATACCTATTTTCGGTGAAAAGTTGGATTAGGCGGCTGAGCGTATTGGCAATAGTGGGGCTGTTGAGCAGGTGGAAATTATTTTCGCTCCATCGCCAATTATCCCAATTTTCAATTTTTGGGTATTTTTCGTTGAGTAAATTGAGTGTATCTTCGATAAATTCTTTGGAGATATTCAGCGCCATGCAGCGGGTAGGGTCGTTGGGCTTAGCTTCGGGGAAGTCAATTTTCATGAGTTCGCCGGGAGGCAAAACGACCGTTTCGCCGGGGTTGAACCCAAAAGATTTGCCGCCTTTCAGGTGCATTATTTTCTTTCCTCTTATCATACTCACCACTACCGGGTTATTGAACTTTAACAAGAAGTCCTGTGCCACCTCTTGCGTTTCGTACATGTTCAGTTCGGCATGGTCTAATAGGAAACTGTTGCGGTATTCCACCAACTTATCGGGCTTGGCGAAAATAAGGTGTTGTTTAACGGAGATTTCTGATCCTGCTATCATTGGTCTATCTAGTCATTTTCATGTGTTGTGAGAGAAGATGTTGAGTAAGAGTACGCTTCATCTATTTTATCACAGTTAGTGGGTGTGCCTTTTAGGGCTATCTGCTTTGCCTACAGATTTTTTCAGTTTATCAAATTACCTTTTTTATAGGAATTAACCTAATCCCAAACCAAAATGAGACTATTGTGCAAATCTTCCCTACGATCGTTCAAAAATGTGGTCGATAAAATCGCTTCATTTGAACTATTCAACTAATCATAAACCAATAGTAAATATGGAAGTAGCAACGAAAAAGAACCCAAACCTGGTTGCCAGACCAGTGATCAATGAAAAGTATGATAACTTTATAGGGGGCAAATGGACAAGCCCTGCTAGCCTCGAATATTTTGATGATATTTCCCCTGTAGATGGTAAAGTTCTTACCAGAGTAGCCCGATCCACTGCTGCCGATGTAGAAATGGCCCTTGATGCTGCCCACCGAGCATTTCCCGCTTGGTCTAAATCATCGGCTACCGAACGTAGCAATATGTTGCTCAAAATAGCCGACCGAATAGAAACAAACCTCGATCATTTGGCTGCTGTAGAAACCATGGATAATGGTAAGGCTATTCGTGAAACCATCAATGCCGATTTGCCACTGGTTATCGATCATTTCCGATATTTTGCTGGAGTAATAAGGGCTGAAGAAGGTACTGCGAGCGAACTAGATTCCACAATGGTTTCTATTAATATAAAAGAGCCCCTTGGCGTTGTTGCCCAGATTATTCCTTGGAACTTCCCTCTCTTAATGGCCGCATGGAAAGTTGCCCCTGCACTTGCGGCAGGCAATTGCGTGATTTTGAAGCCTGCCGAGCAAACCCCCGCCAGCATCATGGTGCTAATGGACCTGATAAAAGACTTGATTCCAGAAGGCGTGTTGAACGTCCTTAACGGTTTTGGTCCCGAAGTAGGAAAACCATTGGCTCAATCTGCTAGGGTGGCAAAAGTTGCGTTCACTGGTGAAACCACTACGGGTAGGTTGATTATGCAATATGCTTCTGCTAACCTCAATCCTGTAACTATGGAATTGGGTGGTAAATCCCCGAATATTTTCTTCAGTTCAGTAATGAACAAAGATGATGCGTTCTTGGACAAATGTGTGGAAGGCGCAGTGCTTTTTGCCTTCAACCAAGGTGAGGTCTGCACCTGCCCATCGAGAATGCTGGTACAAGAAGATATCTACGAGGAGTTTATGGAGCGGGTGGTTAAGCGGACAGAGGCGATTAAAATGGGTGACCCTATGGACAAAACGGTGATGATGGGTGCGCAAGCCTCTAAAGATCAGCACGAGAAAATCTTATCGTATTTTGATATTGGCAAAAAAGAAGGGGCAAAAGTTCTTACGGGTGGCAATGCTCACCACATGAATAGTGGGCTTGAAAATGGATACTATATAGAGCCAACTATTTTTGAAGGGCACAACAAAATGCGGGTTTTTCAAGAAGAAATATTTGGCCCGGTAACTTCTGCCACTACGTTTAAGACTGTAGAAGAAGCCATTGAAATAGCAAACGACACCTTGTATGGATTAGGCGCAGGCGTGTGGTCACGCGATGCCCACGAGTTGTACAACGTTCCGCGTGCCATCCAAGCGGGTAGGGTATGGGTGAACTGCTATCATGCCTATCCGGCACATGCTCCTTTTGGTGGATACAAAAATTCGGGCTTCGGTAGAGAAACCCATTTAATGATGCTCAACCACTACCGCCAAAACAAAAACATGCTCATTTCCTACGATCAAAATAAGCTTGGGTTCTTTTAGGAAGCTGTTTGGGAATATAATTTTTAGTTTGACTGATAGTTAATGGACGAGCTCATGTTAATGCTGTTTCAACTTAAAACAAACTGAACTTCATAAATCTTCTAGTTATTTTGCAGCCCCTTTTTTGCCAAGGGGCTGCTTTTTGGTTTTCATCAAGATCCATAAAATATGTCACATACAAGGATTGCAATTACTCCCAAGGCCAAGGAAGTAATAGACAGGTTAAAAGAAAAACATGGAGATTTAATGTTCCACCAAAGCGGTGGCTGTTGCGATGGATCTAGCCCTATGTGCTATGAAAAGGGCGAGTTCATCGTCGGTCCTTCCGATGTCTGGATAGGGGAACTGGAAGGCTGTGATTTCTTCATGTCCAAAAACCAATTTGAGTACTGGAAACATACCCATCTCACGCTCGATATTACCGAGGGAAGGGGGGCAAGTTTCTCTATTGAAATTCCGTTAGGCTTGCGCTTCATGGTACGCTCTAGGCTCTTCACCGAAGCGGAAGAACAGAGCCTAGAGCCAGTAAGAAGCGGAGCTGAATTTGAGTGAGGGTCAAGTTAAGACTACTTGCCAGTATATAATTGCTGTATGCATTAAGCTAATATGTTGTTTTTGCGTTATAGGGATATTTATTAGAAAAATAAACTTATAACCTGCTTTATGAAGCGTCTATTTTTACTCCCAATTA
It encodes:
- a CDS encoding gliding motility-associated C-terminal domain-containing protein, yielding MDKYLNIRTLYVLLFLLTLSVQVQATHIRAGDLTAELISTTNPLTFRFTVMLYRDTDGVPAQPGLFEFGHNSATPTWVEPESLGLTQDGKTEILRYVITHTFPSAGTYKVSYYEQNRNPGVRNMFSSGNTAFFIESEFRVSPFFGLNSSPRLLYLPVDQAIVGQRYIHNPGAYDPDGDSLSYRITVCKLGKDDEDNALEVNEYRFPDDPGFNGVKEDGTGDATFTINPVTGDIIWDAPGEPGEYNVAFYVDEWRGGILIGTVNRDMQIIVVDGENTRPRLMIPRDTCVIAGQTLIDTIKAEDSESNFIELSGEGGLFENNIGGIDGGHDNKATFTVRGLQPPNGYEEGVFEWNTICTDVRKEPYQATFRARDVPTSGNENDVSLVDLQTWLIRVVGPPPDSLEAEPDLLNNSVALKWADYICDNADTMTIWRRKGSFDFTPEPCETGIPDYTGYRKIGDVPIGQTAFIDNNNGQGLDRGVTYCYRIYATFPGPEGGESIASTEVCVFIPQLAPYLVEVSVEETDRSNGSIDLTWTHPIELDTVKYPRPLTYTLTRADGLNGSANRTDVGGIFNEDDTTYTDTGIDTERLPYNYTVNLFSQGAIVDTSSSASSIDLSINPRPNSLNLVWEADVPWSNASNKYPYHYIFREDPSTGDMVLIDSVDVTQAGLMYTDSGKIAGFPLVEDEEYCYKVMTMGTYENSIIREPLPNYSQIACAVLRDTIAPCPPTLSIDSLDCTDVTNIKEDQNESCFDLDTLFSNRLSWQPDLSGDCDTDISSYNLYYSPRPDGELELIASNILGTTYLHENISSVAGCYAVTALDPNGNESDFSNLACNDNCPEYVLPNVFTPNGDGVNDTFVPFKCVNFVKDVEIKISNRWGQEVFTQKGDIYINWDGTDQSGKKVGSGVYYYVAIIRFVRLNEDDEIEERKGYIQVTTNVGE
- a CDS encoding DUF6702 family protein, with the protein product MSLLTVLSIFLASHLHPVHMSLTYVSYNEKTNAIEISHKIFIDDFETALAKYHGGNLHLTTKKENPDTESIMTSYLKKHFTIKINNKKKKPGFVGKEYDIDAVWIYQEITDLKDIKNLEITNNVLQEMFEDQKNLIHIDYLEHKNSMMLEKGKATEELNF
- a CDS encoding nucleoside permease — its product is MKIQTRFQLSTMMFLEYFVWGAWYVTMGTYLGQTLKFDGLEIGIAYGAVAIGAMISPFFVGMIADRYFPSEKVLATMHLVGAALLYWLTQVDSFSMFYPILIGYTLCYMPTIALTNSISFAQMKDPGAEFPSVRVLGTFGWIIAGLTIGFLKVEDSTMMFYIAAVSSLILGVYSLTLPHTPPKDKGKSVSFGDVIGLKSLALFKDMSFSVFFLASLLICIPLSFYYNFTNLYLNELGMGNAAGKMTLGQLSEFGFLLVMPLFFKRLGVKKMLLVAMLAWAARYVFFAIGNNDEMVWMLYAGIILHGICYDFFFVTGQIYVDNKAGEGIKSSAQGLITFATYGLGMFIGSAVSGKVVKMYTYTGEADVIQHYWNPIWMVPAALSVFVLIFFFLLFREKVNQQAVNEES
- a CDS encoding GNAT family N-acetyltransferase yields the protein MINIRPAISDDFESVIHIYNQAVTSSFCTADTEPVTLEERLDWFRSHVGGAYPIFVAESEGEVLGWISISAYRLGRKALRFAVEVSYYVERNLLGKGIGSFLMDCALKEAKELGYKSIFAILLDRNEKSIALLEKFGFEKWGHLPEICDFDGEICGQFYYGRKV
- a CDS encoding RluA family pseudouridine synthase, yielding MKKINIKDLVLFENEDYLIINKPYDIATVEERDITRPNMIKMAKDVYGDVQACHRLDKETSGILALAKNPEAYRHLSLQFQNRKVKKTYHAVVQGLHEFEDQLVAAPIAVSGRANVRIDFKEGKESVTVFNTLKLYKFHSLIECQPFTGRMHQIRIHLASSGAPIVADEMYGGKPVFLSQIKRKFNLKKEEVERPLINRVALHAYGIQFSLLDGSVKNFETPYPKDIRALINQLEKNC
- a CDS encoding AraC family transcriptional regulator, which translates into the protein MIAGSEISVKQHLIFAKPDKLVEYRNSFLLDHAELNMYETQEVAQDFLLKFNNPVVVSMIRGKKIMHLKGGKSFGFNPGETVVLPPGELMKIDFPEAKPNDPTRCMALNISKEFIEDTLNLLNEKYPKIENWDNWRWSENNFHLLNSPTIANTLSRLIQLFTENRYAKDVLAMHITQELVIQLLQTKARYLLIDKPSTALKNNHRLAYVVDYIRQNLTSQLRIEDLAEKACLSRPQFFRVFHREFGISPIVFINQERLKLAKTLMRNPKKSIGDICYLTGFNNLNYFSRFFKKMENMSPSEFRKKVLAN
- a CDS encoding aldehyde dehydrogenase family protein, encoding MEVATKKNPNLVARPVINEKYDNFIGGKWTSPASLEYFDDISPVDGKVLTRVARSTAADVEMALDAAHRAFPAWSKSSATERSNMLLKIADRIETNLDHLAAVETMDNGKAIRETINADLPLVIDHFRYFAGVIRAEEGTASELDSTMVSINIKEPLGVVAQIIPWNFPLLMAAWKVAPALAAGNCVILKPAEQTPASIMVLMDLIKDLIPEGVLNVLNGFGPEVGKPLAQSARVAKVAFTGETTTGRLIMQYASANLNPVTMELGGKSPNIFFSSVMNKDDAFLDKCVEGAVLFAFNQGEVCTCPSRMLVQEDIYEEFMERVVKRTEAIKMGDPMDKTVMMGAQASKDQHEKILSYFDIGKKEGAKVLTGGNAHHMNSGLENGYYIEPTIFEGHNKMRVFQEEIFGPVTSATTFKTVEEAIEIANDTLYGLGAGVWSRDAHELYNVPRAIQAGRVWVNCYHAYPAHAPFGGYKNSGFGRETHLMMLNHYRQNKNMLISYDQNKLGFF
- a CDS encoding DUF779 domain-containing protein, which gives rise to MSHTRIAITPKAKEVIDRLKEKHGDLMFHQSGGCCDGSSPMCYEKGEFIVGPSDVWIGELEGCDFFMSKNQFEYWKHTHLTLDITEGRGASFSIEIPLGLRFMVRSRLFTEAEEQSLEPVRSGAEFE